The genomic region TAAAAGTACTCAATGATTTTATGTCTGTTTTGCTACAGGCTGCTAATTATCATTATATGCTATTATTGCATTTTGATCAttcaaagtattttattattaactagaggcccagtgcacgaaattcgtgcacggaggggggtgtctctctcagcccagcctgtaccctctccaatctaggacccttcgagtgatgtccgactgcccgtttagacccaatcccagtCAGATCGGGATggaacaggcagtcggacatccctctcacaatccaggactgctggctcccaagtgctcgcctgcctgccttcctgattgcccctaaccacttctgcctgccagcctgatcaccccctaatcactcccctgccagcctgtttgatgcctaactgctcccctgccagcctgtttgcccctaactgttgtcccctgcaggcctggtcacccctaactgccctcccctgcaggcctggtcacccctaactgccctcccctgcaggcctggttacccctaactgccctcccctgctgaccatgttatggtggctatcttgtgtccaaatggggtcaggatctttgaccacatgggggcatccatcttgtgtgttggagtgatggtcaatctgtatattactcttttattagataggatagaggcctggtgcatgagtgggggccagctggtttgccctgaagagtgtctcagatcagggtgggggttcgcttggggtgtggggcagcctggccgAGGGGACACCAGGCCAGCTACGTCCCCTGGTgaccaagtggaggccctggtatatgagatttatttatcttctacaatggaaactttgtagcctggagtggagccaagcctcctgcttgctccatagtggcagccatttctgttgggatttatgcatcttctataattgaaactttgtagcctgaagcggagGCCacggcaggccagggcttcagaagcttggcttcctccatcacctggggcaaccctagcctcctgctctttccagctccgtggctgctgccatatccattttgatttatttttcttctatcattgaaactttgtagccttgagtggaggactAGGcttgcaagggcaggcggaaagcttggcttcctccatttctggcagaaacccaagccttcctcctgctcagtGTGGCttcagtcatcttggttgggtttatttgcatatttgcttctgattggcttgtgagcgtggcttgtggttgtgacagaggtacagtcaatttgcatattgctcttttattaataggattttTTCTCTATTGGTTATGATTTTAACATAAGAAGAGTGAAACCACATGTTATGTATAATTTATTCAAGTTCTGTTAACATAGTATTTGAAAGTAGTGTTAATTTTATTGTGCTTAAATTTAGAAGTTCTGCATAGAGCTAACAAGTAGGAACTGTAATTTTCTCATGGCTACTTGCATTTTCTGATTTCTCAGGGTATAAATGACCGGATTCAGGAAGGGTGTGATAACAGTGTAAAATACAGAAAGAATTTTGTTGCCTGCAAAACTACTGAATGGCCAAGCATAGATAAAGATACAAGGTCCAAAGAACAGAGTGACTACAATGACATGTGCAGACAATGTGGACAGAGCCTTGGAGAGCCCTCCAGATGATCTTTGCCAGACAGTGACCAGGATGACAGTGTAGGAGACAAGCAGGAGGATGAAACAGATAAGTGAGAGCAGTCCACTGTCAGCAATGACAAATAATTCCAGGGTATCTGTTTTCATACAAGCAAGTTTAATGACAAGGGGGAGGTCACAAAATATACTATCTACCACATTGGGGCCACAGAAAGGCAAATTCACTATTAGTACCATCTGGCTCATGGTGTGTATAAACCCAATTACCCATGAAAGTATCACAAACCCATTCAACAAGCGACGGCTCATGATTGTCCTGTAGTGCAGAGGTTTACATATGGCTACATATCTGTCAAAGGCCATGGCTATCAAAAGAGTCATCTCAGCACCCCCAAAGAAGTGCATAAAGAACATCTGGGTCATGCAGCCCCATATGGAGATGGTCTTGTGTTCAGCGAGCAAGTCTGCGATCATCTTGGGTGTGGCGACAGTGGAGAGACACATGTCCAAAAAAGAGAGGTTCCCAAGGAGGAAGTACATGGGGGAATGAAGGGTGCTGCTACATGTCACTGTGACTATAATGAGAATGTTTCCCAATGCGGTAGCACTGTAGACCAAGGAGAATGTCACAAAGAGGAAAATCTGAAGTTCCCATCGTCCAGAAAACCCTAGTAAAATAAACTCAGTCACTACAGATTCATTTTTGAGATCCATTTACTCAAATCAGAAAAGTTCCAGAAGTTCTTTtctacaaaaagaataaaaaaaaataagccataaTTAACAccaatgtttttctatttctatttaatGAATAA from Eptesicus fuscus isolate TK198812 chromosome 5, DD_ASM_mEF_20220401, whole genome shotgun sequence harbors:
- the LOC129149008 gene encoding olfactory receptor 4L1-like, which gives rise to MDLKNESVVTEFILLGFSGRWELQIFLFVTFSLVYSATALGNILIIVTVTCSSTLHSPMYFLLGNLSFLDMCLSTVATPKMIADLLAEHKTISIWGCMTQMFFMHFFGGAEMTLLIAMAFDRYVAICKPLHYRTIMSRRLLNGFVILSWVIGFIHTMSQMVLIVNLPFCGPNVVDSIFCDLPLVIKLACMKTDTLELFVIADSGLLSLICFILLLVSYTVILVTVWQRSSGGLSKALSTLSAHVIVVTLFFGPCIFIYAWPFSSFAGNKILSVFYTVITPFLNPVIYTLRNQKMQVAMRKLQFLLVSSMQNF